A DNA window from Pyrus communis chromosome 3, drPyrComm1.1, whole genome shotgun sequence contains the following coding sequences:
- the LOC137727338 gene encoding classical arabinogalactan protein 9-like yields MDRKTLFFLGFICIVFAGVGGQSPPATSPTTTPAPPATPTTPPPNNQPPPSPPASTPPPAATPPPTSAPPPVATSPPPVTTSPPPSTPPPVSAPPPAIPPPVSSPPPATPPPATPPPATPPPATPPPATPPPATPPPATPPPAPLASPPAQVPAPAPTVTSPALAPSPLALAPGPPAPPVGAPTPTLEAGAPGPSSSDDQSGVEKMWSMQKMVGNFVFGWALLSLML; encoded by the exons ATGGATCGCAAGACTCTGTTCTTCCTAGGTTTTATCTGCATTGTCTTCGCCGGTGTCGGAGGCCAATCTCCCCCCGCCACCTCACCCACCACCACTCCTGCTCCCCCTGCTACACCCACAACTCCGCCACCCAACAACCAGCCACCACCCTCTCCTCCCGCCAGCACTCCACCTCCCGCCGCCACCCCTCCTCCCACGTCAGCTCCACCTCCGGTTGCCACCTCACCGCCCCCAGTTACCACGTCTCCACCTCCATCAACTCCTCCCCCTGTCTCTGCACCCCCGCCGGCCATCCCACCTCCAGTCAGCTCTCCTCCACCCGCAACTCCACCTCCAGCGACCCCCCCACCCGCCACTCCTCCACCTGCAACTCCACCACCAGCCACTCCGCCACCCGCCACTCCGCCACCAGCAACACCACCACCGGCCCCTCTTGCGTCTCCGCCAGCTCAGGTACCAGCTCCAGCTCCCACCGTGACATCTCCAGCCTTGGCGCCTTCTCCTCTCGCACTGGCCCCAGGACCACCGGCGCCACCAGTCGGAGCTCCTACGCCGACCCTGGAGGCCGGTGCTCCGGGACCATCATCTTCAGATGATCAG AGTGGAGTTGAGAAGATGTGGTCGATGCAGAAGATGGTAGGGAACTTCGTGTTTGGGTGGGCACTTCTCAGCTTGATGCTTTAG